The genomic DNA gcACGTGCTACCTTATCTatcatttcctgatttttggatGTTTCACCGTGCAACCTTAATTTCTTTTACCATAGTTATTTGGATGAAATTCCTAAGTTTtgtcaaacagaaaaataaattccatgACATGCAACTACTCATTTGTCTAGATATCACTGGAATCCTCTGTATCAGATTCCTAATAAGGTCTACAGGAGGGCATCCTACTCCAGCACACTTTAGACATGCCACAGGAGACGTGGACTCCTTAGGAGCTGTGCAGCTTTTACCTTTCAAGATGCATAGAGACTGAGGCAAGGACTGTAATTCATCTGCACATATATGCAGTAAAGCCTtcctgaactatatacacaagctGTTAAAAGAAGTTTACTTTTAATTAATGGACAAAGTTAATTTTCCACTCACCTTGTACTCAGctttttattggggggggggagggagggctcaaTTTTTCCAAAACAACTACACCCAGAGGCAGACACAAAAGCCTGGAAAATTTAAACTTGAAAGATAAAAGTGTCAGATAGTTAAGTGCCTGAACACCTGTACAACCTTAAATGTAGTAGCATTGATTGCCCCCACTGTAATGTATGGTCTGAGGGCTGGTCTAATTAAGCTgaaagttgacctaagttatgctacttcagttacataagttacataactgaagtcgacatacCTAAGGTTGCACTGCAgtgtgttgacaggagagcgctctcctgctgACTTACCTGACATATCTTGGGGACCAGGAGTACAGacgtcgatgggagagcacttcCCCATTAACTTAGCGGGTCTTCACCATACCCACTAAATGGACACTGCTGCGATCGATACAGCAGCGCCGATTTAGTCGTAAGTATAAACAAGCCCTGAGAATGAATGTTAGGCATAGAATTTTTTCTTTAGAGCTAGATGGTTATTTCATTAAGATCCTTTCCTTTCTACTTTTTGCTTAGAACTTAGAGAAGCCTAAAAATTCTATCCACAATCTAACTGTGTGAAGGTTCTCAAATACATTTCTAAAAAAGGCAAACTATGACCCCTATACTGCACCTGGATTCCATATGTGCGGATATATTTGTCTGCATAGAGCCTCAGTCATGTCTGGAAACTTGTATGGGAACAGGGGTACATCTCTGCAAATCTAGCCATACACTGGGGCGTATCTCTTCAAAAGAAATGGCTAGTGCACTGCTAACAGCAACAAAATTTGTACAAGACAAACCACTAGCAAGAAATCATGTGTTATTTAATCAGTCTTTAcgaagtgttttatttttttgtacataaatgaAAAGCAGTATTCACAAagcaatttcattaaaaaaactaaatgacccactgaattttaaaaaattatatataaaaacaatgtaCAAAAGATACTTTACAACAGTCTGAACACTGTAAACAGTATATTCCATGTAGCTTAATGCTTTCTTTCATGTATACACTGTGTGTGCATAGACACAAATACTTTACGATTTCCAACTCTGAATATCAATATGTAAGCAATTAATACAAGTGACCCATATACACACATGCCAAGTTACAGGCTGGCTGCAAACCATTAAGGAAATATTTATAACAAACACCTCCCTGACTATGTtatataaaatgtaaacaaaaagggATTTCACTAACAGATTTTAATGTTCATTAGGTAGAAACATTTTTGGAACCAATCAACAATATGCTATACGAAAATTCCAGGTGCCATAATATCATGCGGTAGTTTAAGAAAATTAAGAATTTTCTGTGGTGAACCACATAAACATAGTTCTTCTTGAGTAATTTATTTACACACCcgtttcagttttaaaaatacagtaacatGCTACCATTTAGTTAAAAATCAAAactgtgggtaaaattttcaaaagtgcctaagtggcacaggagcctaagtctcattgtaTTAAAtggaagttaggctcctaagtgatGTAGGATGTCAGTTtaatccttttgaaaattttaccctctgTGCATATTTATTCAAGGATCATTTCAGGCTGCAGGATTACAGTCTGGGCAGACAATCCCCACCACACGCCGCATGATTTTTATCCTGCTGAACAGCATTATGCATAGCATCTTCAGGATCACCAACAGTACTAATGCAACAGATCTGAGAAATATTAAGGGTTAGTCACCTAGTACTTACATGTAAAGTTAGACACTGAGGCCCCAATCTGCAATGACATCTGTGTGGGTGGACAGCCATATGTAGTTGGAGTtcgactgaagtcaatggagcgcTGCGTAGGCCCATTGCTTCATCTGCACAGATATCATTGCAGGACTGGGTTCTAAGTGCTGAATTCTTTCATCAAAGACTTGCATGTAACTTGTGATTAAATCAACAGGAGTTCTGTGCAGGTATGATTtgtgcagaatttggctctaaaaCTGCTAGTAGCATCTAATGTTAAAAAAGGGTTTAGGAGAAGAGTAGCAAAGAGGAAATGAGAGAACAGAGACAATACAACAACACTagacagaagcagcagaagcaaAGAAACAATTTACTCTACTAAATATAATAGCAATTCTTCCACCAGAGATTAGTAACACCTCCATTAGAAAAGCTAATTCAAGCCATGAGGAAGCGGCAGGAACAAGAAAAGAGCAAATCACCTAAAGTAAACTAAAAAAGACTgggccattaaaaagaaaattattaaaatgttaaacaatTTTTCATCACTGGTAGCACACTatcccatttaaaataaatttggagATCTGTCTATTGCACAAATTCTTCAGATAAGACCCAAAATCTTAATAGGAAAAATCAATTCTAGATATCAAGTAAAGGGCTGTTCATATTTAGAGAGACTTCAGAAAACAGATAACttgaatgaagattttttttaaaacatttctgaacTATTCTGTCAGTATTTTGAGCCAGCGAACAGCCTCACTCTGATCTACCTTGTTTGCTTATTGTTCAGCAAGTACAACTGGAGCACTTACTATGAAAATCTTAAATGATAAAAGAACTAGCGTACTTGAGGGATTGCCCTGTAATAGCAACAAAAGTCATCTAGAGCTTTCTCTGTTTAAGGTGTGGGACAGCAGAAAGTTCTTCTGATAATTTGAGAGTGTGTGACATCCTTCAGGATAAGGCTCAAGAAACTGTTTCCATGTAGTTTATGTCggggaaaatatatataatttgtgAGCAAAATAGGAGGATGTTGGGTTTTATTTCTGCTCTTTGATTTACCTAAACAAGCTATGTTTACATTAATTATGTTTTAACCTACTGAAGGCTCCTAAAGGCTTCTGGATATGAGtgactaaacaaacaaaaatcaagctgatcaattagaatataaacaCTGCGGTGCTACCATCTTTATTAAAAGGCACTAGAACAATGAACTCTGTTCTGGAGAATTTAGAAGATCAAAAACActtcaatacaaaaaaaaaaaaaaaaagagtctgatACTCATATGTTTGAAGAATTCCCTAAATAGTGACAGTTTACAAATGTCTACCAGCTAAACAAATTAGTGTACAGCAAATGTAACCTGCATTCCAGtgctttcaaatacatttttataactaAACTGACATTGCTACCTAAAGCTAGgaaaaatactaaatattaaGGCTTCTTTTTCTATAAATCAACTTATTAAAGCTCCACCATTAAGATTTAACCCATTATTTCATAACAGTTTCCTGGTTATATCTGAATAAAGTTATGGTAAATTATAAACAAGCTTATTTTTCTAGTAATAACAGTACTTGTATAGGATATACTGCAGATTAACTGTTGAAAATACCGACTGGTAATCCATGGATCCAAGTGAAAAACTACTAATATTTGACAAACACCTCTGTAAAGTTATGACTACCTATAGACAGTATCAGAGTCCAATGACTATTGGATAAGAAATTAAGTTCAAGACCTGACTTTGGCTTCACATATTAAGACTCAAAATAACGAGCACTGGCTCCAGCAAGAAAAGTGAATGCAACTTTACACATTTCCATTACTAAAGGTAACTTTTTCCTAAAAGGAGAAATAGCACCTATAGCTTGTCACTCCCTTTTCACTAGGCATGACTAatgccaaaggggaaaaaaaaaagaacatttttcttcCAACACACTTAAAACAGACTTAAAATAGGTGATGGATTCCAACTggaaaaattttgatgaaatataTACTATGCACACAGTTGTTTTCCAATATCCTTTAAATGCCCAGTTTTAACACTTGGATGTTTTGAATAGATATAAAAATTGTAACTTTAAGTTATAGTACTTTGCTGTCATAAGAAAGTCTGGTCCCACCAAAAAGCTAGCAAATGGTTCATCATCAGGTATAGTGGTCAATGATTGATTTTTCTggggttatttcttttaaataactgGAGCTTTTGAGAACATATGATAATTTTCTAAGATTAGTGACATCACTATGACCAAAGTATATAAAAGAATAATGAAATTGAGAATGAAATGAGCAACAGTTGGAAATTAAACCCTGCCACAAGACAGTTTAATTATGTAACCTACCAGAAACTTAAATTTAAAGTACATCTAATAAAATTAATCCAGAGCAATATCTATTCTAGGTTATGTTCTGCAATATAACCAAACAATAAAATAGAATGGTATagctaggattttttttcccccaaattaaaTCTATTTTTCTTACTTAGAAATGTAATTTTGTATAGTAGTATTCTATATATGTGCAATTCTGATGTATTAAACATTAAGAGTTTGTGAAAATTAAGATGTTGTATCTTAAGGAAAagtatgcaaaaaataaaaatacaggcaCTCAGTGCAGTTGTTTAAAACTTCACATAAATTTTTTGATCACCAACTATTTGTTGAGAATTATCAAAtgtataattaaaaaatatagaaTGTGAATTCTGGGTTATAAAGTCACCCAATACAAAAtttataaaatcatttaaaaaggctCTGAAGGATAAATTCTATTTCTTTCCCCTACTTTACACTAGTCTCTTGTAAAGGCTCTTTTTTGTCCAGCTTTTACAATGTCATCAGGAGATGCTGATTTAAAGTCAAATGGTGTTATTGATATTAAAGGGtcaatttccttattttttactTCTTTTACTTGCCTACTGTATAGGAAAGTCTTATGGATATCAATCGTGCGTCTTTTACATCCTTTTGGAGGATAACGGAGACACAAAGTTAAAGCAAAAGCTGACGGTCTGGCACAAAGAGCCTTCATCCATGAGAGAGACAGATCCTGGCTCTTAGAAATACgtccttttctgctttttttatttcctttcactaAAATAATACTTTTTCCTTGCTTTGATCTTAAAACTTTAGTTTCTGGGACTATGGTATTTGACTGGCGTGCTACTGCTTCTGCAGATACTTCTGGATTTTTTATAAGGACACTTAAGTCAATGTTTGTGTTTACGCCTGTAGAAGGCCACATTTCAGCTATACTGAACCTCAAACAGTCTTTTGCTTCTTGAGGATTATCTACTTCAATGGTTTCTGCAATTAAATCTGAAAGTGACAAATTCTCAAGTTCTCTTACTGGAGAAGCCTGAGACAATGCCAGAGAAGACAGAGATCCTGTTAATTCTGACATCCCTGTTGCAGCTTGATGTTGACCAGCTAGTTGTGACAATGGTGAGGATCCCAATTTCAAATCTATAAAACTCATAGATATTTGGTTATGAAGATCAGACAAAGAACAGTGGCTTGAATTACTTTCCTGGTGCTCTCGAAGTAGGTCAGCCAGTGATGGACCCCCAGAGTTTGAAAATGGCAAACTATCCATGTCTGAAGATGAGGTATCTTGCCTGGTACTTTGTAGAAATGAAGGAAAAATTTCAAAACGCTCAGTCTTTCTATTCTGAGTACAGTTTATACCATTATCAAGTGTCAGTTTCCCTACAGAACTCATTAAGCCAGGACTACTAACCATACTTCCTCTACTATTATGATCTGAAGAATTTTGGACCCCAAGCAGTCCCCTGTCTTGGAAACTCAAATAGTCATCAGTTATATTCTGCATCAGCAAAGATTTCAAGTCTTGTGATTCCTTGCACTCCAACTGCTTCCAGGCAGGATTTTCAGACTGACTAGCTTCCAATAACTCAGCACCTACACTAAAGCAAATTTTGTCTTCATTGCTGGAAATCAAACTTAATGTGCTGGTATTGTCTGGTAGCCGTACTGCTACATGTTTACTGACAGATTCATAACATGATTCTTCATACATATCATTACTGAGGGAAGAATATAGAACTCCTGAAGATTTATTAGATGATTcagatattttcttttctattgaGGATATTTTAGAATGTTTAGCTTTGAAGAGTGTTGTGTCACTTAAAGTTGAAAAGTAACTAGGTGATTTAGCTTTGACTGTCAGGCTACTGAGCTCAGACATGTTGGTGTTTGCTGAAGAGTTTTCTATTAAGTAAGACAAGTTCTCTGAATAAGTAAAAGTTTCTGAACAAAGTAAATCTCCTTACCTTACAATAGCCAATAATTTTCAGACAGATGCATTGTCACAacgaaaaattccatttttttaaggAGACAGCAACAGCAAAGTTAAGAAGAAACATAAAGGCATTTAATTACTAAACGTTACTTGAAAAATTGCATTGCATCATTGTCTCTATAATCAAATAGAACTGAGTTCTGAAGGGCATTTATTCAATCATTTAGCAAAATTACTACAATTATCCACCAAAAGAAACACTATGTTAGTAAATGAATATCAACTCTTAAGATGTCTGAATCCACACAACCAAGCTATTGTACTAGCTCTACAAAAACAGCCTTGCTATATGacaagcaaacatttaaaatgtcttaaaatttgctgtctcaaaaaaaaatacagaagttaGCAGTTAGATAACGTAAGTAGTAACATAACTAAAGTATTTAttagaaaacagaatttcattgGGAATTGTGGTTGCTTACATTTGAATTTAGGAGGGAGGACCAAGTCTAAAACTAAAACTTGATTTTAAGTTTAGTAAAAATCTACTGCTT from Chelonoidis abingdonii isolate Lonesome George chromosome 3, CheloAbing_2.0, whole genome shotgun sequence includes the following:
- the HBS1L gene encoding HBS1-like protein isoform X1, giving the protein MARHRNVRGYNYDEDFEDDDLYGQSVEDDCCISPSTAAQFIYSRRDKPSAFAERLEEEYGYEDAEEPAKNITSNDQLTGVDHALLYSCLDQMREVLGETAPEQVMVEAVLNSKFDVQKALDFVLAQDSKQNVKTKNEEPVTTGKTTKGDLLCSETFTYSENLSYLIENSSANTNMSELSSLTVKAKSPSYFSTLSDTTLFKAKHSKISSIEKKISESSNKSSGVLYSSLSNDMYEESCYESVSKHVAVRLPDNTSTLSLISSNEDKICFSVGAELLEASQSENPAWKQLECKESQDLKSLLMQNITDDYLSFQDRGLLGVQNSSDHNSRGSMVSSPGLMSSVGKLTLDNGINCTQNRKTERFEIFPSFLQSTRQDTSSSDMDSLPFSNSGGPSLADLLREHQESNSSHCSLSDLHNQISMSFIDLKLGSSPLSQLAGQHQAATGMSELTGSLSSLALSQASPVRELENLSLSDLIAETIEVDNPQEAKDCLRFSIAEMWPSTGVNTNIDLSVLIKNPEVSAEAVARQSNTIVPETKVLRSKQGKSIILVKGNKKSRKGRISKSQDLSLSWMKALCARPSAFALTLCLRYPPKGCKRRTIDIHKTFLYSRQVKEVKNKEIDPLISITPFDFKSASPDDIVKAGQKRAFTRD